A part of Bubalus bubalis isolate 160015118507 breed Murrah chromosome 6, NDDB_SH_1, whole genome shotgun sequence genomic DNA contains:
- the FCRLA gene encoding Fc receptor-like A isoform X1, whose amino-acid sequence MAGVFYFSPALLWAAQMLLAASFEALQCKGPASTQDSMCHPEDDLTEPREVSFQVKGYTFSEPIHLIVSYDWLILQSPAKPIFEGDPLVLRCLAWQDWPLTQITFYRDGAALGPPGPSKEISITVAQKADSGHYHCSAVLRSPGPGSPETASPVALTVHELFRAPVLRVTPSAEPQEGKPVTLSCQTKLPLQRSSARLLFSFYKDGRAMRSRGPSPEFQIPTVSEAHSGSYWCEAATEDNQVWKQSPKLKIRVQGPSRAAAPTTLTPAPQKPDAPETTSTKPPGPLPPLPTPSSKDPDSFSPLQGPDPHLYHQMGVLLKQIQDMRVLLGHLVIELRDLSSHLKLETTKGPAKHE is encoded by the exons ATGGCTGGAGTCTTCTACTTTTCTCCTGCTTTGCTCTGGGCAGCCCAGATGCTACTGG CTGCCAGTTTTGAGGCACTCCAGTGCAAAGGACCAGCCAGCACCCAGGACAGCATGTGCCACCCTGAGGATGACTTGACGGAGCCAAGGGAAGTCAGCTTCCAGGTCAAGGGCTACACTTTCAGTGAACCCATCCACCTGATTGTGTCCTACG ACTGGCTGATCCTCCAAAGCCCAGCCAAGCCTATATTCGAAGGAGACCCTCTGGTTCTGCGCTGCCTGGCCTGGCAAGACTGGCCACTGACCCAGATCACCTTCTACCGAGATGGCGCAGCCCTTGGCCCCCCCGGACCTAGCAAGGAAATCTCCATCACTGTGGCGCAAAAGGCGGACAGCGGGCACTACCACTGCAGCGCTGTCCTCAGGAGCCCTGGGCCCGGGAGCCCGGAGACGGCGTCTCCTGTGGCTCTCACGGTTCACG AACTGTTTCGAGCCCCAGTTCTCAGAGTCACACCCTCAGCTGAGCCCCAAGAGGGGAAGCCAGTGACCCTGAGCTGTCAGACAAAGCTGCCCCTGCAGAGGTCATCTGCCcgcctcctcttctccttctacaaGGACGGCAGGGCAATGCGTAGCAGGGGCCCTTCTCCAGAATTCCAGATCCCCACCGTGTCAGAGGCACACTCTGGGTCCTACTGGTGTGAAGCAGCCACTGAGGACAATCAAGTTTGGAAACAGAGCCCCAAGCTGAAGATCAGGGTGCAgg GTCCCTCCAGGGCTGCTGCACCCACTACCTTGACTCCAGCTCCTCAGAAACCAGATGCTCCAGAAACTACTTCTACAAAGCCCCCTGGGCCACTGCCTCCACTTCCCACCCCTTCTTCTAAGGATCCAGACTCCTTTTCCCCTCTGCAAGGCCCAGACCCTCATCTGTATCACCAGATGGGTGTTCTCCTCAAGCAGATACAGGATATGAGAGTTCTCCTTGGTCACCTGGTCATAGAGCTGAGGGACTTGTCTAGCCACCTGAAGCTTGAGACCACAAAGGGTCCTGCCAAACATGAATAA
- the FCRLA gene encoding Fc receptor-like A isoform X3, translated as MAGVFYFSPALLWAAQMLLAASFEALQCKGPASTQDSMCHPEDDLTEPREVSFQVKGYTFSEPIHLIVSYDWLILQSPAKPIFEGDPLVLRCLAWQDWPLTQITFYRDGAALGPPGPSKEISITVAQKADSGHYHCSAVLRSPGPGSPETASPVALTVHELFRAPVLRVTPSAEPQEGKPVTLSCQTKLPLQRSSARLLFSFYKDGRAMRSRGPSPEFQIPTVSEAHSGSYWCEAATEDNQVWKQSPKLKIRVQGNKKPSLLPTV; from the exons ATGGCTGGAGTCTTCTACTTTTCTCCTGCTTTGCTCTGGGCAGCCCAGATGCTACTGG CTGCCAGTTTTGAGGCACTCCAGTGCAAAGGACCAGCCAGCACCCAGGACAGCATGTGCCACCCTGAGGATGACTTGACGGAGCCAAGGGAAGTCAGCTTCCAGGTCAAGGGCTACACTTTCAGTGAACCCATCCACCTGATTGTGTCCTACG ACTGGCTGATCCTCCAAAGCCCAGCCAAGCCTATATTCGAAGGAGACCCTCTGGTTCTGCGCTGCCTGGCCTGGCAAGACTGGCCACTGACCCAGATCACCTTCTACCGAGATGGCGCAGCCCTTGGCCCCCCCGGACCTAGCAAGGAAATCTCCATCACTGTGGCGCAAAAGGCGGACAGCGGGCACTACCACTGCAGCGCTGTCCTCAGGAGCCCTGGGCCCGGGAGCCCGGAGACGGCGTCTCCTGTGGCTCTCACGGTTCACG AACTGTTTCGAGCCCCAGTTCTCAGAGTCACACCCTCAGCTGAGCCCCAAGAGGGGAAGCCAGTGACCCTGAGCTGTCAGACAAAGCTGCCCCTGCAGAGGTCATCTGCCcgcctcctcttctccttctacaaGGACGGCAGGGCAATGCGTAGCAGGGGCCCTTCTCCAGAATTCCAGATCCCCACCGTGTCAGAGGCACACTCTGGGTCCTACTGGTGTGAAGCAGCCACTGAGGACAATCAAGTTTGGAAACAGAGCCCCAAGCTGAAGATCAGGGTGCAgg GTAATAAGAAGCCAAGTTTATTACCTACAGTGTGA
- the FCRLA gene encoding Fc receptor-like A isoform X2, with product MEESPQKGLRTKVDHVWTTAASFEALQCKGPASTQDSMCHPEDDLTEPREVSFQVKGYTFSEPIHLIVSYDWLILQSPAKPIFEGDPLVLRCLAWQDWPLTQITFYRDGAALGPPGPSKEISITVAQKADSGHYHCSAVLRSPGPGSPETASPVALTVHELFRAPVLRVTPSAEPQEGKPVTLSCQTKLPLQRSSARLLFSFYKDGRAMRSRGPSPEFQIPTVSEAHSGSYWCEAATEDNQVWKQSPKLKIRVQGPSRAAAPTTLTPAPQKPDAPETTSTKPPGPLPPLPTPSSKDPDSFSPLQGPDPHLYHQMGVLLKQIQDMRVLLGHLVIELRDLSSHLKLETTKGPAKHE from the exons atggaagaaagCCCCCAGAAAGGTCTGAGGACTAAAGTAGATCATGTCTGGACAACAG CTGCCAGTTTTGAGGCACTCCAGTGCAAAGGACCAGCCAGCACCCAGGACAGCATGTGCCACCCTGAGGATGACTTGACGGAGCCAAGGGAAGTCAGCTTCCAGGTCAAGGGCTACACTTTCAGTGAACCCATCCACCTGATTGTGTCCTACG ACTGGCTGATCCTCCAAAGCCCAGCCAAGCCTATATTCGAAGGAGACCCTCTGGTTCTGCGCTGCCTGGCCTGGCAAGACTGGCCACTGACCCAGATCACCTTCTACCGAGATGGCGCAGCCCTTGGCCCCCCCGGACCTAGCAAGGAAATCTCCATCACTGTGGCGCAAAAGGCGGACAGCGGGCACTACCACTGCAGCGCTGTCCTCAGGAGCCCTGGGCCCGGGAGCCCGGAGACGGCGTCTCCTGTGGCTCTCACGGTTCACG AACTGTTTCGAGCCCCAGTTCTCAGAGTCACACCCTCAGCTGAGCCCCAAGAGGGGAAGCCAGTGACCCTGAGCTGTCAGACAAAGCTGCCCCTGCAGAGGTCATCTGCCcgcctcctcttctccttctacaaGGACGGCAGGGCAATGCGTAGCAGGGGCCCTTCTCCAGAATTCCAGATCCCCACCGTGTCAGAGGCACACTCTGGGTCCTACTGGTGTGAAGCAGCCACTGAGGACAATCAAGTTTGGAAACAGAGCCCCAAGCTGAAGATCAGGGTGCAgg GTCCCTCCAGGGCTGCTGCACCCACTACCTTGACTCCAGCTCCTCAGAAACCAGATGCTCCAGAAACTACTTCTACAAAGCCCCCTGGGCCACTGCCTCCACTTCCCACCCCTTCTTCTAAGGATCCAGACTCCTTTTCCCCTCTGCAAGGCCCAGACCCTCATCTGTATCACCAGATGGGTGTTCTCCTCAAGCAGATACAGGATATGAGAGTTCTCCTTGGTCACCTGGTCATAGAGCTGAGGGACTTGTCTAGCCACCTGAAGCTTGAGACCACAAAGGGTCCTGCCAAACATGAATAA
- the FCRLB gene encoding Fc receptor-like B, producing the protein MWELTVLLLLVPSSGQAATPEKPIVSLHPPWTTIFKGEKVTLRCDGYHPLLLELRPISTLWYLGHLLLPSYKKSIEVHTPGVYRCQTRGAPVSDPIHLSVSNDWLILQVPYAAVFEGEPLVMRCRGWYDKIVYKLHYYHDGQPVRYFHSSANYTVPQARASDSGRYQCSGTMRIPVESAPMFSAKVAVTVQELFQAPVLRVMGRVEARGGAFGGVVLRCETRLHPQKRDTPLQFAFYKYSRPVRRYDWDPEYTVPEPEVEELESYWCEAATATRSVRKRSPWLQLPGRGSSLDLASTTAPDPGNQPLSFRKPPVSRSVPSVPSVPNVTPAGPPFPAGGAPTAGPPACAPPTPLQQTAGALKPDVALLLREMQLLQGLLSRVVLELKETQPLPGHTVETPSSHSAVSQGTPETTTVES; encoded by the exons ATGTGGGAGCTAACAGTCCTTCTGCTCCTGG TTCCAAGCAGTGGACAAGCTG CTACTCCAGAGAAGCCCATAGTGTCTCTGCACCCACCCTGGACCACAATCTTCAAGGGGGAAAAGGTAACCTTGCGGTGTGATGGGTACCACCCGCTGCTCCTGGAGCTTCGACCCATTAGCACTCTCTGGTATTTGGGCCACCTACTCCTGCCTTCTTATAAGAAGAGCATCGAGGTGCACACGCCAGGGGTGTATAGATGCCAGACACGCGGAGCACCTGTTAGTGACCCCATCCACCTCTCTGTATCTAATG ACTGGCTGATCCTGCAAGTGCCCTATGCTGCGGTGTTCGAGGGCGAGCCGCTGGTCATGCGCTGTCGCGGCTGGTACGATAAGATCGTCTACAAACTTCACTACTACCACGATGGCCAACCCGTGCGCTACTTCCACTCCAGCGCCAACTACACGGTACCCCAGGCCCGCGCCAGCGACAGCGGGCGCTACCAGTGCTCCGGCACCATGCGCATTCCCGTGGAAAGCGCGCCCATGTTCTCCGCCAAGGTGGCCGTAACCGTGCAAG AGCTGTTCCAGGCGCCCGTGCTGAGGGTGATGGGCCGGGTGGAGGCTCGCGGCGGGGCCTTCGGAGGAGTGGTCTTGCGCTGCGAGACGCGCCTGCACCCGCAGAAGCGCGACACGCCGCTGCAGTTCGCCTTCTACAAGTACAGTCGCCCCGTGCGCCGCTACGACTGGGACCCGGAGTACACGGTCCCCGAGCCGGAGGTCGAGGAGCTGGAATCGTACTGGTGCGAGGCGGCTACAGCCACCCGCAGCGTCCGGAAACGTAGCCCATGGCTGCAACTCCCGGGCCGCG GTTCTTCCCTGGACTTGGCGTCCACCACCGCCCCGGACCCCGGTAACCAGCCGCTTTCCTTCAGAAAGCCCCCGGTGTCCAGATCGGTCCCGTCGGTCCCCTCCGTCCCGAATGTCACCCCAGCGGGGCCGCCGTTCCCCGCGGGCGGAGCCCCCACCGCTGGGCCACCGGCGTGTGCGCCACCGACACCCTTGCAACAAACCGCTGGCGCCCTAAAACCCGACGTGGCGCTTCTGCTTCGAGAAATGCAGCTGCTCCAAGGCCTCCTCAGCCGGGTGGTCCTGGAATTAAAGGAGACACAGCCCTTGCCAGGGCACACAGTCGAGACCCCCAGTTCCCACTCGGCTGTGAGTCAGGGAACCCCTGAGACCACTACTGTGGAGAGCTGA